Below is a window of Impatiens glandulifera chromosome 2, dImpGla2.1, whole genome shotgun sequence DNA.
TTTTACAAAAAACCGGGTGGAAAGAACTATTCATCCTCATATTAAGGATGGAGATGAAATATGGACAGAAATTTCCCATTTGAAGCTTGTTAGTGAAGCTCCCAATGAATATCCTCATGGATTCGGTGATTATCACAAGTGGACTAAGAGAAGTATCTTCTGGGAACTTCCATATTGGGGTAAACTTCTAATTCGACACAACTTGGATTTTATGCATATCGAAAAGAACGTGTTTGAAAACATCATAAATACAGTTATGAATGTGAAGGCAAAGACAAAAGACAACCTTAACGCTAGGAAGGATATGTTTCTTGTTTGCAATCGTCCGGAGCTACATGTTGATCCTAATACAACTTCTCGAAAGCCTAACAAGGCTTCATATAGTTTGACGAAAACAGAAAACATGATAATTTGTAAATGGGTGAAGACCTTGAAATTTCCGGATGGTTATGCGTCAAATTTGTCACGGTGCGTTGACACAACCGAATCAAGGTTGATTGGATTCAAAAGTCACGATTgtcatgtttttttagaaagatTATTGCCTATTGCGTTTAGGAGATTACTACCTAAATTTGTATGGGGAACACTTGCGGATTTAAGTAATTTCATGAATGACCTAAGTGGTAGAACTTTGAGCTCAGACCAAGTGGATAACTTGCACTCTCAAATTCCGGTAATTTTATGCAACTTGGAGAAGATTTTTCCACCCTCCTTCTTTGATTCAATGGAGCATCTTTTGATACATTTACCATATGAAGCAAAAATAGGTGGTCCTGTACAATACAGATGGATGTATCCATTCGAAAGGTATGTTGcctatattcaaattatattttcccataattttatttatagttgtAATACATTTTTCCAAATTTCTATTTAGGTTTCTAAAGAGTGTGAAGCAAAAGGTGAAAAACAAAGCCAGAATAGAAGCGTCCATATGCAATGCCTATATTCTAGAAGAAATATCCACGTTTGcttcatattattttgaatcgAAGGTGAGTTGCAAACAAAGACAACCACAAAGGAACACTGAAGGGCCTGTAAACATAACAGAACCACCGATTTCGATTTTCAATTACCTTGGACGTGGAACTGGTGGTTCATCAAAGAGATTTATGTCAAGCCAAGAAACTTTATCGGCTCACAATTATGTCCTATTGAATTGTCCGGAGGTGGATCCATATTATAGGTaacgaattattaatttgaatttcaattataaatttgtttgcttaaaatttatattatgattGTAGGGCCTTTTGTGACATGAATGTCGGGTTAGATCCGGATGAAATAGTTTGTCAATTCTCGTCATGGTTTCGATCAAAGGTGATGAACTAATTATTTCACTTTGATTGAAAATTGATCTTATTTGGTTCAACACATGGTGTTCATTAATTAGTTTTCAGGTTGTACAAGACAATCGACGGAATACGGAAAAAGATCTACCTTATTTCATCTCATTTGGTCCTAAAACGCCTGCAACCACATATTCAACTTACTTCATCAACGGTTATGTGTGGAGGGCAGGTGATTACGGTTCTAATAGATCAACGATGAATAGTGGTATTTGCGTTCATGCAAACGATGTCGATTATTATGGACTTTTGGAAGAGATTATTGAATTACAATACCCAGGTCCATGTTTACGTGTTGTTCTATTCCGATGCATATGGTTTGATCCGACAAGAGGTACTAGAGTTAATCCTACCTACAGATTGATTGACGTTAACATGAAACATAGATTGAGGAAATACGATCCATTTGTTCTTGCACAACAAGCCATACAAGTTTATTATTCGAACTATCCAACCCCAATGAATGATCCTAATTGTGAATGGTTGGCCGTTTGTAAAACAAAAGCAAGGGGAAAGATTGAGGAAATATGGAAAAATGAAGTGGAGGTGGAGTATCAACAGGAGTATCCCACCATTGAATTGTATATTCCCCTTGATATACCGTTGTACAAtgttaatgatttgagtgaCCCAAATATTCTGAATGTTGAGTTAGACGGATCAGATGAAATTGAATCGCATGAGAGTGGTTCGGAGGAAACTGAAAACGTAAGTGATTCATATTATAGTACAAATGAAGATGTTGAACCTATATTAGGGGAAGAACAATCCGGAGATGACATGTTTTAGATTCCTAACGAGtcaaatgatttatattattatatattatggtgaattttatggtatattttaatCAATGTTATGGGAaattttatggtatattttaatgaatattatggtaactttatggtatattttaaggatttttatgttatattatggTCACTTTTATGGTATATTATGGTGaattttatggtatattttaaggatttttatggTATACTATGATATATTATGGTGAATATTATGGTACATTATGGTGACTTTTAAGGTATATTATGATGaattttatggtatattttaaagatttttatgttatattatggTAAATTTTATAGTATATTATGGATACTTTTATGGTATATTATGGTGaattttatggtatattttaaagatttttatgGGATATTATGGTGAATTTTATGGTATATAATGGTGaattatatagtatattatGGTTAATTTTAGTGCAAAAGAGATCTTGCACTATCTTCGGCACTGACATTGTAAAAAGAGTATTGCAAGCCTTAACGCATATAGGAATTTACTTATGATTAAATGAAAGTATTGCAAGAGTTAGTGTAGAGGGTTAAGGGAAAGTATTGCAAGGGTTAGCGCAGAGGGTTAAAGGAAACTTTGCTTAGAGCTATGTTTAATGCAAGGCCAAATAACAAAAATCTACCCGAGAgctgaaaaatatttacttaaaatgCCATTGGAATTGCATTAAAATCCGCACTAATGGTTAAAGGAAAGTAGTGCAAAACTTAGCCCAGATTGGCACTAAATTCCGTTTAGAGCTAAGTTTAATGCAAGACCAATTACCCTAAAAAAATTTACCCGCccgtttattttatttttccgcCTAAGTCCCCCcaaaatatttcatttccaaaaaatatttctctctcCTTCCATTACAACCTATCTTCGTCTCCAAACATCCTTTAGCCTCCATCTTCATCTCCAGCCGCCTCCGTCTATCTTCATCTTCAGCCGCCTCTAATCTCCTTCTATCTTCATCTCCAGCCGCCTTCAGCCGCCTCCAGCCTGCATCTATCTTCATCACCGTCTCCAGCACCGTGACCCTCTTTCTCCATCCTCCTCCAGCTGCCGTCTATTTTCATCTCCAGCCGCCTCCAGCCTCCGTTTATCTCCATCTCTGTCTCTAGCACCACGACTCTCTTTCTCCAGCCGTCTCCAGCCGCGATACCCTGAAACCCTCCAGTCGCGAAACCCTAACACTGTCTAATCGCGAATCCCTAAAATCATCTAGTCGCGAAACCCTCTACAGGATAACGTTCCAGGTATCTCTAACTCTATCTTAATCTTTCATTGTTATTGTTTATTTACAGTTTCTcaagaattaaaatatgttttaggTCAATGGAAAACTTGACTGTATGCGAATGAtctatcacatatatatataatcaatactTTTTTCATTCTTTAGTATTAGGCATTGGAAAATTTGACTGTATGCGAATGATTAATCACATACATATGTAGTCAATACTTTTTTCGTTCTTTAGcataaggcatatagagtgacAGACTTTGGTAATACCTTGTTTATTTATACAAGTCTAAAAGAAACATTTAAACCCTTGATGACTGCTTTTTATgcatatttgcagaaaaaaaaCACATGGTAAAAGATGATTTTTGTCCCACCTTCCATTAACTAGCTAAAACTTATAGATATATATCCCTTTCAAATCTTATAGGAATAGCATGATCATATTATTTGTTGAATTCTGAAAGCTACCATATTTCAATTTGATTAGTACATTGAGATATTATGTTTGACTTTCCGTTTAACATTAAAGTTAATTTCTTGCATTCATTTCATCTGCTTATTTGATCTGCATAGTATTATTCATTCCAATTGTCAATTGAGCTTCCTTAGCTTATCTCTTGATGTGTATTTGTTTGTTATgatttattgtttttctttgaaATGGTAGAACTTTTCATCTAGGTTGAATTCCTGGCTCATTTCTTGATGGGTATTTATTTGATAAGGTCAATTAGTACTTTTACTTTTGTTTCAATGCTTTTGTTTCTTTTACttcttaattttcaactatttaatcaattttcattgttattgtTTATTTACAGTTTCTcaagaattaaaatatgatgaaataatgttttaggTCAATGGAAAACTTGACTGTATGCGAATGATCAATcacatatgtatatataatcaatACTTTTTCGTTCTTTAGCATTAGGCATTGGAAAATTTGACTGTATGCGAATGATTAATTACATATATATGTAGTCAATGCTTTTTTCGTTCTTTAGcataaggcatatagagtgacAGACCTTGCTTAAGTCGACATGTGTATTTTGTTTCTTCACTTGCTTTTTGGTAACATCTAAGtttcattatattaaatattttgtctaTTCTTCATTCTACTCCTTTTTCCTATCTGAACTTACCTTGTAGCCCTTCTTTCATTTGACAAAGTAATGACTAGCTAGGTTTGGCAAATTGGGAACTCAAGACTTTATTGTTGAATTCTGAAAGCTACCATATTTCAATTTGATTAGTACCTTGagatattatatttgattttccGTCTAACATTAAAGTTAATTTCTTGCATTCATTTCATCTGCTTATTTGATCTGCATAGTATTATTCATTCCAATTGTCAATTGTCAATATTTACTTCTCAATTTCCTCCAGGATTTGGCTGTCCTAGTGCTATTGATACTTATATAGTTTATTTCTCCCAATTCATCAAAAGGAGAGGATGCCTAGAAGAAAGAGGATAGACGATGAAGACACTGATACAGAATTTGAAGTCGTAAGATTTCTAAAATCCTAGATTTCAAAGATGTTGTTACTAATAtgctaatattattttcaataatgttTTTTGATTATCGATTTCAGGAAACAATTCGACCCAAAATTAATGCACCTGCCAAGAAGAGTGGTGCAAACTCTAAACGCCCTAGAATTGAAATATCTCCAGTACCTAAAAAAACGTCTAAAGTTGTTTCAAGAAGACAATCCCCacagaaaaaaaaatggatcCTAAACGACTAGTTGTCTCTACTCCTAAATCACCAAACCCGACTCAActccaaaaacaaaataaaacatccAAACAACCAACTCCCAGCCATGATGTATCAACTCTCCAACCAGTATCATCTGCTGGTTTGGACACTCAATCAGCCCGGCCAGAAACATTCAACAATCGTGCACTCGTCCTTGAAGATCCAATCCCAACTCATCCAACCTCAAATGTTGCTGATCATGATGATATAAGGGCGGAGGACGGGATAGCTAGTGTTTGTAAATCTTCTAAGACGTACATCGAGGTTAATGGAGAAAAGTAAGTTTCAATAGGTAAATGTTATCTCTAACAATTGACAAAggtaactaatatatttttgtttctacAGCTTCATTCCAGATATCTTGAAAGATATACATCGGATAGTAACGGGATATTGGAGGGGGCCGTATTTAAATTGGAATCAAGTGCCGGAAGACATTAAAAACACATGGTGGGAACATTTTACGGTAAGTGATAGTCAAAAACttacatacttttaaatattaaaaattgtttcaAATCCAAAACTAATTTCAATTACTTATTGAAGGAGATGTTTGAGTGGGATCTAGTCTCAGAGGGGGATGTAAACAAACTTTTTAAGAAGAAGGCGGGTACGAAGATAAGGAATTTCATAACTAGGGCAAAAGCAGCAATGAAGAAGCCACCACATGTCACACTGGAAGACTGGGCGCAAATGAAAATTAACTTTGAAGAACCTAAATATTCAGAAAAGTGCACTAAAGCTAAAGGACATAGACACGATTACACGTCAAATGGTGGGGCGACGTATTGCGGTGGTTCCATAACGGCGGAAGAACATCAGAGAAGATTAGTAAGTAATTTAGTTACTTTTTTAGTATTCAATTCATATTTATGTtctaaatgaaattattatatatttcttgaAAGGCACGGGAACTGGGAAGACTCCCAACCATTCttgaaacatttgaaaaaaCGTTTAAGAAAAAAGATGGTACTTGGAGTGGGAGCAGGGCAGCAGAAGTTGTGGTAAGTTTTATTCAATGATACTGATAAGttttataatatgattatttattataaatgatgtTGAGATTATTATTtgtactaataattttttttgtatgtgtAGGAAACTTTTAGTCAGCTCCATGAAACACAGAATTCTGTTCAactagaagaaagaaaaaccgACACTGAATTGTGGATGGAGGCGGCTGGATCGAGCACTAGCGGGCGGGTGTTTGGAATCGGATATATGGGTCGAAAACAAGTGTATCAAGATAATCGTTCCAGCACCAAGCTAAGTTTGGAGGTGAACACTCTGAAGGAAACAGTGACTGAATTGAAGTTGGAGAATTCAGAAAAACAGAAAGAAGTTGAGAATTGTAAGTTGGAAATCAATACACTCAAAGACCAATTCGCCGAGATGATtcaattaatgaagaaaaatggacAACCTACTCCCCTAACAAATACAACTCCGGAAGGCGGAGACGTATGAAAAGGTTAGTTTCCTTAACCTATTCATTCATTGAATTTGgttttatatattgattttaatttataccaaatataCAGGAATGAGTGATTTTAATTTGGTGTTGTTTGGTTCTAAATTGATTAAGAAACTTTGTGTGAACTTTAGATGATTTTGTAATGTTGAATAACttgtaaaatgttaaaaaaaagaaaaataaattgttctCAATAGTATGTGATTTTAGTCAGAAATTCAGTTTTTGTAGACATCATCCTAATTAGATTCAATTCTACATCCATTTGGTCAAAATTAagttgaatatattatttataactactAAGATAATCATGATCTTTCTCCATAGACTTTTCTTGTAAAACTGAAGTAGAAACATACATGTTGTGGATgctattcaaattttaaacatatttgtggttgttattcaaattttaaacatatatgtGGTTTCTTAGTTGTTATATTGTATTGTATTAGACAAGCATGTTCACACTAGGAAGGCAAGGGAATTAGATTTCTTAGTTGTTGTATTGTATTGAATTTAATTGAGGGAAAACTATAGTTGAAAATGTTATGTTATATATTGACATTATTGAGtgttatttcttaataatatgaaattttatgTGCAAGTAATTAGTGGAAAATGATGTTACATATTGACATTATTGAGGCATCAAAGGAAAacaaatcatatattttatttatgtatcaGCTTTATAAAACTATAGTTTCAATGTTGTGAATGCTATTCTTTGTATaaaattcaatgatttcttttacattatataatataaatattttctttatacataaaatgtttatacatttcatttttttgattCAAAGCtttgtttgtatttttctaTATGTGCACAGGTGTGGCTGAAATGTGGATCTTCCATGACATTGATGATCTTTTTGGACTATATCAATGGaagatttcattattttatggACAAGGtttgagaaattatattttggaaagtttgaattgaattgaatctGATATGTATGCTGTTTGACTTGGTTATGTTTGAGGTTAATTATGATGTTtgaattagttatgtttaaggtttgagaaattattttttggaaagtttgaattgaattgaaattgtggttaattatgatgtttgaattggttatgatttcttttgcctattatatttcaaaattagttttttCAATACCAggttcaaataaaataaaaaagttacaaATGTCTTAGAAAATTTAatgctaaaataaaaatagtgcACAATATTAatgctaaaataaataaaatgaaaataatgtataaaagaTTTGCAATATTTCGAATCAAATAGTGCAAAATAGTTAAtgcaaaaatatattacaaatattaaaaacactattattgCAAAACCAAATGTATATACATTTGCAAATGTTAATGTAAactaatcttatatatataaattatataagatatTGAAGAAATGATTGCATAAATTACCGCAAATTGTATTggatcattttcaaatattccgtatttgaatataaattaaattgagtaTTGCAAAACCAAATGCGGATATATTTGCAAATATCAATGCTAATTAATCGTATGTTTACAAATTATCGAagatattgaataaataattgcATAAACTACCGCAAATTTTATTggatcattttcaaatattcagtatttgaatataaattaaattgagtaTTGCAAAACCGAGTGCAGATACATTTGCAAATATCAATGCTAATTAAtcatatgtatattatattatcaaatatattgaaGAAAAGATTGCATAAATTACCGTAAATTGTATGGcaacattttcaaatattcagtatttgaataaaattcgGAATGTATTGCATATACAAATGCGGAAATATTTGGAAATGTTAATGCAAACTAAtcgtaataatatatttattaacgaAGTTATTGAAGAAAGTAGTGCAAAAACATGAggcttttaataaaaatattaatgtaaatattattgGAAAATTATATTAACCATGGTTAGTATATGTTTTACAAAATAAGGGATTTTCTGCAGCATATTTGGTTTTAGTGATAATGTTATGGGAACTAGTATTGCGCGCGTTAATGCAAATTTGCATTGGGGTGATTTGCATTATTTTTGGTATCCTTGCAAATTTAGTTGGGAACCTATCAGATAATGCTAATATAATTGCTGAAGTTCTTTTTCATTGCAAAGAATGTTGTTTTACCGTTGTTGCAAATTGACAGTTTTTTTGTAGTGGAAGCTACCAATTAGTTTCTTTAGGGTGTTTTGATTGTCATtttttaatcatagttagggtttgtctaactttgattcttgattcttccacttttgagatttttaatgaaatgatattaaccgttttccaaaaaaaaaaacttaaaatttttttttcaattgagTATGTGTAACTCTAAATTTAGATTTATTGTTCGTCGATGATTAttgacatatattaataattaaacaaatttaaacacAATTGCATAATGCATGCGTTGAAAagattatgatattttataaaataattttacagctatattttgatttgaaattaataatcatgatcacatttaaaaaaatgtttataatgaatattataagttaaaaaataataataaaatagaaaaagaaattacataattgaataactataataaaatgtaaaaaatgataaaaataaattaaaactattttattttattagagaaaataaatatgtaagtttataatacataaacaaatattttatctcatGTTATGTTGGATGCATTTATAATATGCATTCTCTATTCTTCTTATTAACCCTTTAAAATTAAccttcaaaaacaaaaataaaattaaataattaaaagataatagTAAAATCGactaaaatagaaagaaaaaaataattacaataattaaagttatattGTTCTGGTATAGAatgacaaaatttaaattaagtaacatgtatttttttctcgtttttttatttttataaaatgatcaatttaataaaaaattgtttaaacacaACGATAAAATATAACATGAAAAAAATGGTACGTGAAAATTGAATCATTAGAATGATTAATTGACTCGGAAATTTTCAAAAAGAGCAATACGATCTCCTGACGAATCCACGGGTTTTCCGGATCCAATATCCGACATCGTTATGATAATGACATTGTGAATAATCCTTAACGATATACTTTCGTTGTTAAAAGTTTTCCGATTTATTTCCAATCATATTAAAGACTACAATATCATCAAATGTTAAAGATTAAGAATCAAGACCAATCACATATATCAAAAGACTCTTGAGTTTCTCTTTAAAGACCTGAGTTTTCTCGAGAGGACTCTTGAGTTTCTCTTTAAAGACCTGAGTTTTCTCGAGAGGCTCTTACTTTTATCTATGTAAATTGAAGAATCAACCTTTAATATTATTACTTGTAACATTTCATtactattttctttatataaataccGGTCAATGTAAATCTTCATTATGAAGCAATATTAATGTAACTAAGAAAATTCCCGTATTATacacacaaataaaaatataattaaaataaatttaataataaaataataataatatgtaattattgtttaaaattcttaataaattacgaataaaaataaaacgctctcatttcatattttattacttcGTATAAAACATCTTATCTTCTGACATAtctttcacatattttttctgaataaacctctaatctcgtgaccttacgcTTTCatttttgtcaatcaaatatttgattcatattatagattagttagttaaaaagtattattagctagttggttaaaaagttgtacttgttttgttatattgcaagttcaaaacacacatatatcattttaaattttatttttaaccgttttaagtatatatgggcgggtcaacccacaatccgacccaagtatccatttactcttacatatatattcaaataaccatagctctcgactcggcaatccgaacactttaaaatttaagcattattatatatataaattctttaaaatatatcatctctcttattatcaatattttaaacatttctaATCTTCTCTCTGCTTATCTTTCTATATTCTTTACTTTAACATGATATCTGAGCTTTTGTAAGAGTTAACACCCACGATTCTATCAACCATAAAGGTTagcattttttaaaacattttattgatcaattaaatatttctcATCACGTCTCTTTTGTTAAacacttttcttttctttaaaatcacaaaaaaaCATCTTTGTCAATcatttttacatttatatttcCTCTCATCCACCGTCACTTTCTCAATAGGTTTGTATTCACCAACACATTCTTGGGATCTCATCATTCCCAACATCTTAATCTTCATTACCATCAAACTTCATCCACTCTAGTCATCTCTCATTTTTTTACCTATATTCAACTATAAAAGTTGATCACAACTtcaatgtatttattttattaccgaCTATTAAAGTTGATATCGAATGCTAAAATCAATGCTGAATGCGAAAGTCAAGAAGATCATTATAACCAACTACAAaagttgagaaaaatatttatcgGATGCAAAAGTCAACGTCGGCTGCAAAAGTTGATGTCGACTGCATAAgttaagaaa
It encodes the following:
- the LOC124928197 gene encoding uncharacterized protein LOC124928197 isoform X1, producing the protein MRSDRDWMYTRNPESMEDFLKGVQEFISFATTQLGYMDGEKIRCPCLKCRIQKYIKSDLCLSHLIKYGFMANYHTWSANGESSQTSNVYTFRRKRPSLGYNERTTNRYESMIHDMDSSFQPNVENEASTSSNFNTYILSERFWKALNAAHQPIWPGNDSESKLSATVKHLNMKSENNWSERAVNQNLDYIRSMLPKDNCMPDSYYSMKKLVEDLGLPVIRIDVCRDGCMLFWGEDIDKQSCSFCHQSRYKENVRKLKPHKQLFYLPLAPRLQRLYASNVTAPHMTWHGRHVNKPEIMCHPSDGEAWKRFDHHHPIFALEHRNVRLGLCSDGFAPFGQYGKAYSCWPVILTPYNLPPGMCMKSPYMFISLIIPGPKSPQRKIDIFLQPLIDELKMLWNVGVPTYDVSRGDTFIMKAMLLWTVSDFPAYGMLSGWSTHGIDSCPICMKNSKSFRLKYGRKACYFDCHRQFLPLEHPYRHDTQHFTKNRVERTIHPHIKDGDEIWTEISHLKLVSEAPNEYPHGFGDYHKWTKRSIFWELPYWGKLLIRHNLDFMHIEKNVFENIINTVMNVKAKTKDNLNARKDMFLVCNRPELHVDPNTTSRKPNKASYSLTKTENMIICKWVKTLKFPDGYASNLSRCVDTTESRLIGFKSHDCHVFLERLLPIAFRRLLPKFVWGTLADLSNFMNDLSGRTLSSDQVDNLHSQIPVILCNLEKIFPPSFFDSMEHLLIHLPYEAKIGGPVQYRWMYPFERFLKSVKQKVKNKARIEASICNAYILEEISTFASYYFESKVSCKQRQPQRNTEGPVNITEPPISIFNYLGRGTGGSSKRFMSSQETLSAHNYVLLNCPEVDPYYRAFCDMNVGLDPDEIVCQFSSWFRSKVVQDNRRNTEKDLPYFISFGPKTPATTYSTYFINGYVWRAGDYGSNRSTMNSGICVHANDVDYYGLLEEIIELQYPGPCLRVVLFRCIWFDPTRGTRVNPTYRLIDVNMKHRLRKYDPFVLAQQAIQVYYSNYPTPMNDPNCEWLAVCKTKARGKIEEIWKNEVEVEYQQEYPTIELYIPLDIPLYNVNDLSDPNILNVELDGSDEIESHESGSEETENVSDSYYSTNEDVEPILGEEQSGDDMF
- the LOC124928201 gene encoding uncharacterized protein LOC124928201; its protein translation is MDPKRLVVSTPKSPNPTQLQKQNKTSKQPTPSHDVSTLQPVSSAGLDTQSARPETFNNRALVLEDPIPTHPTSNVADHDDIRAEDGIASVCKSSKTYIEVNGENFIPDILKDIHRIVTGYWRGPYLNWNQVPEDIKNTWWEHFTEMFEWDLVSEGDVNKLFKKKAGTKIRNFITRAKAAMKKPPHVTLEDWAQMKINFEEPKYSEKCTKAKGHRHDYTSNGGATYCGGSITAEEHQRRLARELGRLPTILETFEKTFKKKDGTWSGSRAAEVVETFSQLHETQNSVQLEERKTDTELWMEAAGSSTSGRVFGIGYMGRKQVYQDNRSSTKLSLEVNTLKETVTELKLENSEKQKEVENCKLEINTLKDQFAEMIQLMKKNGQPTPLTNTTPEGGDV